Proteins encoded within one genomic window of Jiangella mangrovi:
- a CDS encoding phosphotransferase yields MTDDDTHRVLHHACRRAGLDAASAELVRRAENAVFALPGQVVARVGRSGQAAAAGKEIRVARWLERSGLPAVRVLPGVEQPVDVDGVPVTFWRALPPHRDAADSQVAGVLRRLHALDPPDGFALPELAPFVRVRERIEGAPTVSAADRAWLLGYLTELEVRLAELPAGLEATVVHGDAWAGNLAVDDGGTVWMLDLERFSVGPPEWDLVSTAVRMTSFGTLDAGEYARFCAAYGHDVTGWPGYATLRDIRELRACSYMLQHAGGSDAARAEAERRVACLRGRSGDRPWGWRRIV; encoded by the coding sequence GTGACGGACGACGACACCCACCGCGTTCTGCACCACGCCTGCCGCCGCGCCGGGCTCGACGCCGCCTCCGCCGAGCTGGTCCGGCGCGCCGAGAACGCCGTCTTCGCGCTGCCCGGCCAGGTGGTCGCCCGGGTCGGGCGGTCCGGCCAGGCCGCGGCGGCCGGCAAGGAGATCCGGGTCGCCCGCTGGCTGGAGCGGTCCGGCCTGCCCGCCGTCCGCGTGCTGCCCGGCGTCGAGCAGCCGGTCGACGTCGACGGCGTCCCGGTCACGTTCTGGCGGGCGCTGCCGCCGCACCGCGACGCCGCCGACTCGCAGGTGGCGGGCGTGCTGCGGCGGCTGCACGCGCTGGATCCGCCGGACGGCTTCGCGCTGCCGGAGCTGGCGCCGTTCGTGCGGGTCCGGGAGCGCATCGAGGGGGCGCCGACGGTGTCCGCCGCGGACCGCGCGTGGTTGCTCGGGTACCTCACGGAGCTGGAGGTGCGGCTGGCCGAGCTGCCGGCCGGCCTGGAGGCGACCGTCGTCCACGGCGACGCCTGGGCGGGGAACCTGGCGGTCGACGACGGCGGCACCGTCTGGATGCTCGACCTGGAGCGATTCTCCGTCGGCCCGCCGGAGTGGGACCTGGTGTCGACGGCGGTGCGCATGACCTCGTTCGGGACGCTCGACGCCGGCGAGTACGCACGGTTCTGCGCCGCGTACGGCCACGACGTCACCGGCTGGCCGGGCTACGCGACGCTGCGCGACATCCGCGAACTGCGCGCCTGCTCGTACATGCTGCAGCACGCCGGCGGCAGCGACGCCGCCCGCGCCGAGGCCGAGCGCCGGGTCGCCTGCCTGCGCGGGCGGTCCGGCGACCGGCCGTGGGGCTGGCGGCGCATCGTCTGA
- a CDS encoding PIN domain-containing protein, with protein sequence MTTRALVDANVLYSKTLRDWLIMIQLESGGGLYELCWTEDILAETLYRFRKDHPTVDGGVIARLHDIIATTLEGGRIHDYVIDGSFSGSDPHDQHVHAAAIAAGATYLITADGDFTSPGIDLDSLPYEVHGPDSFLMLVDDSAPHRVRAVTKKQERYWDQRRRSKTLSQALRDAGCPGFAQRVLQHLCHLPADDANT encoded by the coding sequence GTGACGACTCGCGCACTCGTGGACGCCAACGTCTTGTATTCCAAGACGCTACGTGACTGGCTGATCATGATTCAGCTGGAATCGGGCGGCGGGCTCTACGAGCTGTGCTGGACGGAGGACATCCTGGCCGAGACCCTCTACAGGTTCCGCAAGGATCACCCCACTGTCGACGGTGGAGTGATTGCCCGCCTCCACGACATCATCGCCACCACCTTGGAGGGTGGCCGGATCCACGATTATGTGATCGACGGCTCGTTCTCCGGCAGCGATCCGCACGATCAGCACGTCCACGCAGCAGCGATCGCGGCCGGCGCGACGTACCTCATCACCGCGGACGGCGACTTCACCTCGCCGGGTATCGACCTCGACAGCCTTCCGTACGAGGTGCACGGTCCCGACAGTTTCCTGATGCTCGTCGACGACTCCGCTCCGCATCGCGTTCGAGCGGTCACCAAGAAGCAGGAACGCTACTGGGACCAGCGGCGGCGTTCGAAGACCCTGTCTCAGGCACTACGGGACGCCGGATGCCCGGGCTTTGCCCAGCGGGTACTCCAGCACCTATGTCATCTACCGGCTGACGACGCGAACACCTGA
- a CDS encoding helix-turn-helix domain-containing protein: protein MSTLTVTKHQEQLARDFVAQTPEPRFTAASGKTKPREVPAELTALLRQVLEAVARGDVVTLRTLPSELSTTEAADLLGVSRPTLMRMIRDDEIAAHKVGTHHRLKLSDVQDLRRARLERQRAAFAELRQLEDDLGIEQ, encoded by the coding sequence ATGTCCACCCTCACGGTGACGAAGCACCAGGAGCAGCTGGCTCGCGATTTCGTCGCGCAGACTCCGGAACCTCGTTTCACCGCGGCCAGCGGGAAGACGAAGCCGCGAGAGGTGCCGGCCGAACTGACCGCTCTCCTGCGTCAGGTGCTGGAGGCGGTAGCCAGGGGCGACGTCGTGACATTACGGACCTTGCCGAGTGAGCTCAGCACGACGGAGGCCGCAGACCTCCTCGGCGTGTCGCGCCCGACGCTCATGCGAATGATCCGCGATGACGAGATCGCAGCTCACAAGGTGGGAACCCATCACCGGCTCAAGCTGTCCGACGTCCAAGACCTCCGCCGCGCACGCCTCGAGCGCCAGCGCGCCGCGTTCGCGGAGCTTCGCCAGCTCGAAGACGATCTCGGCATCGAGCAGTAG
- a CDS encoding DUF427 domain-containing protein has translation MSALVMGALPELRFEPTRKRVRALVGGETWADTVAAMVVWEPRRIVPGYAVPVADLDAELLPAGPAPQAEAHAVAVNAEIGDVLDPRSPFSVRTTAGEAVSLRRRRARGSMVLDGAGFRPADPDLDGYVILDWSAFDQWLEEDDEIFAHPRDPFKRIDVRSSSRHIVVSVDGVVLADSTRARLLFETHLPTRSYLPRDDVRLELLEPSDSESWCAYKGHARYWSARVGGELHRNVAWSYEEPLSDGVEVKDRITFFDEKVDVTVDGKPVPRPVSPWS, from the coding sequence ATGAGCGCTCTCGTCATGGGCGCACTGCCGGAGCTGCGGTTCGAGCCGACGCGGAAGCGGGTCCGCGCGCTGGTCGGCGGCGAGACGTGGGCCGACACCGTCGCCGCCATGGTGGTGTGGGAGCCGCGGCGGATCGTGCCCGGCTACGCGGTCCCCGTCGCCGACCTCGACGCCGAGCTGCTGCCGGCCGGGCCCGCCCCGCAGGCCGAAGCGCACGCCGTCGCCGTCAATGCGGAGATCGGCGACGTGCTCGACCCGCGCTCGCCGTTCTCCGTGCGCACCACCGCGGGTGAAGCGGTGTCGCTGCGGCGGCGTCGTGCCCGGGGTTCGATGGTGCTCGACGGCGCCGGCTTCCGTCCCGCCGACCCCGACCTCGACGGCTACGTCATCCTCGACTGGTCCGCCTTCGACCAGTGGCTCGAGGAGGACGACGAGATCTTCGCCCACCCCCGCGACCCGTTCAAGCGCATCGACGTCCGGTCCTCCAGCCGGCACATCGTCGTCTCCGTCGACGGCGTCGTGCTCGCCGACTCGACGAGGGCGCGGCTGCTGTTCGAGACGCACTTGCCGACGCGGTCGTACCTCCCCCGCGACGACGTACGGCTGGAGCTGCTCGAGCCCAGCGACAGCGAGTCCTGGTGCGCGTACAAGGGGCACGCGCGGTACTGGTCGGCGAGGGTGGGCGGCGAGCTACACCGCAACGTCGCGTGGAGCTACGAGGAGCCGCTGTCCGACGGGGTCGAGGTGAAGGACCGCATCACGTTCTTCGACGAGAAGGTCGACGTCACCGTCGACGGCAAGCCGGTGCCGCGCCCGGTCTCGCCGTGGTCGTGA
- a CDS encoding RidA family protein yields the protein MELVPHDPADGVYPSTDDYVHALEVRGADRLLFVSGTMGLDHFGTPGADLGEQLELIWANLRTILASAGMTVDNIVRLTSYLRDPAYAEANAAARVAALGDRRVPTTAIVATTLDPAWLVEIEVVAAG from the coding sequence ATGGAGCTCGTCCCGCACGACCCCGCCGACGGCGTCTACCCGTCGACCGACGACTACGTCCACGCCCTGGAGGTCCGCGGCGCCGACCGGCTGCTGTTCGTCTCGGGCACCATGGGCCTGGACCACTTCGGCACGCCCGGCGCCGACCTGGGCGAGCAGCTGGAGCTGATCTGGGCGAACCTCCGCACCATCCTCGCGTCGGCCGGCATGACCGTCGACAACATCGTGCGGCTCACCAGCTATCTGCGCGATCCCGCCTACGCCGAGGCCAACGCGGCGGCCCGAGTCGCCGCGCTCGGCGACCGCCGGGTCCCGACCACGGCCATCGTCGCGACCACGCTCGACCCCGCCTGGCTGGTCGAGATCGAGGTGGTCGCGGCGGGCTGA
- a CDS encoding endonuclease/exonuclease/phosphatase family protein — protein MFRRLRRAALFSALAAATVLTLTPSATAAGDRAGLPPIFAADVATYNVYLGATLDPLFTATTPQELVRLAGEVYAGVEATNFPERAGAIADQIAEHGPEVVGLQEVALWEKGPLGGQLQVSYDFLDLLLDELAERGHPYRAVATNWNFDGTLPISATEQARFRDRDVVIVRADLPRALLQVTNPQSGTYGAVLEIPTAIPGLTFESPRGWSTVDVRLLGVRFRFANTHLEASGPAAIRNAQATELAGLLDASPLRTVLVGDLNSRPADTAGAYGILTGAGFGDAWLATGGDPATGFTAGQTATLLDENRLRSRIDYVLAGAGVRAVRTEIIGDEEADRTVPTGLWPSDHAGVVAKLRFTR, from the coding sequence ATGTTCCGCAGACTCCGTCGCGCGGCGCTGTTCTCGGCGCTCGCGGCCGCCACCGTCCTCACGCTGACACCGTCCGCCACCGCTGCCGGTGACCGTGCCGGCCTCCCGCCGATCTTCGCCGCCGACGTCGCCACCTACAACGTCTATCTCGGCGCCACGCTCGACCCGCTGTTCACCGCGACCACCCCGCAGGAGCTGGTGCGCCTCGCCGGCGAGGTCTACGCCGGCGTCGAGGCCACGAACTTCCCCGAGCGGGCCGGCGCCATCGCCGACCAGATCGCCGAGCACGGCCCCGAGGTGGTCGGGCTGCAGGAGGTCGCGCTCTGGGAGAAGGGCCCGCTGGGCGGACAGCTGCAGGTCAGCTACGACTTCCTCGACCTGCTGCTGGACGAGCTGGCCGAGCGCGGCCACCCGTACCGCGCCGTCGCGACCAACTGGAACTTCGACGGGACGCTGCCGATCTCGGCGACGGAGCAGGCCCGGTTCCGCGACCGCGACGTCGTCATCGTCCGCGCCGACCTGCCGCGGGCGCTTCTGCAGGTGACGAACCCGCAGTCCGGCACGTACGGCGCGGTGCTGGAGATCCCGACGGCGATCCCGGGGCTGACGTTCGAGTCGCCGCGCGGGTGGTCGACGGTGGACGTCCGGCTGCTGGGGGTGCGGTTCCGGTTCGCCAACACGCACCTCGAGGCGTCTGGGCCGGCCGCCATCCGCAACGCGCAGGCGACGGAGCTGGCCGGTCTGCTCGACGCGTCGCCGCTGCGGACGGTGCTGGTCGGCGACCTCAACTCGCGGCCGGCCGACACCGCGGGGGCGTACGGCATCCTCACCGGCGCCGGCTTCGGTGACGCCTGGCTCGCGACCGGCGGCGACCCGGCGACCGGCTTCACCGCCGGCCAGACCGCGACGCTGCTCGACGAGAACCGGCTGCGCAGCCGCATCGACTACGTCCTGGCCGGCGCCGGCGTCCGCGCCGTCCGGACGGAGATCATCGGCGACGAGGAGGCCGACCGCACCGTGCCGACCGGGCTCTGGCCCTCCGACCACGCCGGCGTGGTGGCCAAGCTCCGCTTCACCCGCTGA
- a CDS encoding DUF5937 family protein, producing MLEFRLSVEALGKTRFAYSPLAEVGSSLRLLGTAHPGHLMSPWLRETAGTVDRRDLALLRALAPPGRFAPSLFFAWSTDPAVGIGAQLQALAEHPAERFRADCEQVHGGDRLPPVLRELVASPDCGRIVADTVGRYWEAALAPYWTRMRSVIDDDIAYRASRMLSGGIYDLLGDLHPEVALGNGGIYIDKPQHADAVYAQAELSLLPSVFVWPNLIVAHDTPEYFQLIYAARGVGRVWESLGDTAANTSLAALVGRGRAAILTALTTPMTTTQLARELGQSAGTVSEHLSVLRRSGLLTSWRTGRSVLYRRTPLAASIVAATECDEDEAGSRADAVGPGGQPRPGAVPLSGDDDLRLPEGSRCSADSVARRCSRRSRPPPSSR from the coding sequence ATGCTGGAGTTCAGGCTCAGCGTCGAGGCCCTCGGGAAGACGAGGTTCGCCTACTCCCCGCTGGCCGAGGTCGGGTCGAGCCTGCGCCTGCTGGGCACCGCCCACCCCGGTCATCTCATGTCGCCGTGGCTGCGCGAGACCGCCGGCACCGTCGACCGCCGGGACCTCGCTCTGCTGCGAGCACTCGCCCCGCCGGGCCGGTTCGCGCCGAGCCTCTTCTTCGCCTGGTCCACCGATCCCGCCGTCGGCATCGGCGCCCAGCTGCAGGCGCTCGCCGAACACCCGGCCGAGCGGTTCCGGGCCGACTGCGAGCAGGTGCACGGCGGCGACCGGCTGCCGCCCGTCCTGCGCGAGCTGGTCGCCTCGCCCGACTGCGGCCGGATCGTCGCCGACACCGTCGGGCGGTACTGGGAGGCCGCGCTCGCGCCGTACTGGACGCGGATGCGCTCGGTCATCGACGACGACATCGCCTACCGGGCGTCGCGCATGCTGTCCGGCGGCATCTACGACCTGCTCGGCGACCTGCATCCCGAGGTCGCGCTCGGCAACGGCGGCATCTACATCGACAAGCCGCAGCACGCCGACGCCGTCTACGCGCAGGCCGAGCTGAGCCTGCTGCCGTCGGTGTTCGTGTGGCCGAACCTCATCGTCGCCCATGACACCCCCGAGTACTTCCAGCTCATCTACGCCGCGCGAGGCGTCGGCCGGGTCTGGGAGAGCCTCGGCGACACCGCCGCCAACACGTCGCTGGCGGCGCTGGTCGGCCGCGGCCGGGCCGCCATCCTGACCGCCCTGACCACGCCGATGACGACGACGCAGCTGGCCCGCGAGCTCGGGCAGAGCGCCGGCACCGTGAGCGAGCACCTGTCCGTGCTGCGGCGCAGCGGCCTGCTCACGTCGTGGCGGACGGGGCGCAGTGTCCTCTACCGCCGCACGCCTCTCGCGGCGTCGATCGTCGCGGCCACGGAGTGCGACGAGGACGAGGCCGGCTCGCGCGCTGACGCCGTCGGGCCCGGCGGGCAACCTCGGCCGGGCGCGGTGCCTCTCTCGGGTGACGACGATCTTCGTCTCCCGGAAGGATCACGATGTTCCGCAGACTCCGTCGCGCGGCGCTGTTCTCGGCGCTCGCGGCCGCCACCGTCCTCACGCTGA
- a CDS encoding acetate/propionate family kinase: MTVLVLNCGSSSIKYQLIDLAGPSRLAKGLVERIGEDDGVADHAAALRRVVGELEAECGPLPELGLTAVGHRIVHGGDRFAEPVLVDDGVERAIEELAPLAPLHNPPGLTALRLARRELPDVPHVAVFDTAFHQTLPPVAYTYALDRAVAGRYGVRRYGFHGTSVSYVSRAAAWLLDRDPADTNLIVLHLGNGASATAVRGGRSVDTSMGLTPLEGLVMGTRTGDIDPGALFYLHREAGLSVDEIDTLLNRGSGLLGLAGANDLREVHRRAKAGDEAAQLARELYCYRIRHYVGAYLAVLGRTHAIVFTAGVGENDSWVRSHSLAGLRHLGVEVDHVRNSFASSRAQVISPDEADVAVLVVPTDEELEIARQASELVAR; encoded by the coding sequence ATGACCGTCCTCGTCCTCAACTGCGGCTCGTCGTCCATCAAGTACCAGCTGATCGATCTCGCGGGCCCGTCGCGCCTGGCCAAGGGCCTGGTGGAGCGCATCGGCGAGGACGACGGCGTCGCCGACCACGCGGCCGCGCTGCGTCGGGTCGTCGGCGAGCTGGAGGCCGAGTGCGGCCCGCTCCCGGAGCTGGGCCTGACCGCCGTCGGGCACCGGATCGTCCACGGCGGCGACCGGTTCGCCGAGCCGGTCCTCGTCGACGACGGCGTCGAGCGGGCCATCGAGGAGCTCGCCCCGCTGGCGCCGCTGCACAACCCGCCCGGCCTGACGGCGCTGCGGCTGGCCCGCCGCGAGCTGCCGGACGTGCCGCACGTCGCCGTCTTCGACACCGCGTTCCACCAGACGCTGCCGCCCGTCGCGTACACCTACGCGCTGGACCGTGCGGTGGCCGGCCGGTACGGCGTGCGCCGCTACGGCTTCCACGGCACGTCGGTGTCGTACGTGAGCCGGGCGGCCGCCTGGCTGCTCGACCGCGACCCCGCCGACACCAACCTCATCGTGCTGCACCTGGGCAACGGGGCGTCGGCGACGGCGGTGCGCGGCGGCCGGTCCGTCGACACCTCCATGGGCCTGACGCCGCTGGAGGGCCTCGTCATGGGCACGCGCACCGGCGACATCGACCCCGGCGCGCTGTTCTACCTGCACCGCGAGGCCGGGCTGTCGGTCGACGAGATCGACACGCTGCTGAACCGGGGCAGCGGACTACTCGGGCTGGCCGGCGCCAACGACCTGCGCGAGGTGCACCGGCGGGCCAAGGCCGGCGACGAGGCGGCGCAACTGGCGCGCGAGCTGTACTGCTACCGGATCCGGCACTACGTCGGCGCCTACCTGGCCGTGCTGGGGCGGACGCACGCGATCGTCTTCACCGCCGGGGTCGGCGAGAACGACTCGTGGGTGCGGTCGCACTCGCTGGCCGGCCTGCGCCACCTCGGCGTCGAGGTCGACCACGTCCGCAACTCCTTCGCCTCCAGCCGGGCCCAGGTCATCTCGCCCGACGAGGCCGATGTGGCGGTCCTGGTCGTCCCGACCGACGAGGAGCTCGAGATCGCCCGGCAGGCGTCGGAGCTCGTCGCGCGCTGA
- a CDS encoding LLM class flavin-dependent oxidoreductase, whose amino-acid sequence MPTNRLQVGMCFDKVFPPAFVTEVARALEDGGAQQLWVIEDCFYTTGPSLAAAALAVTEQLTVGVGILPAVARTAPVTAMEIATLYGFGPGRLLPGIGHGVQSWMGQMGVRPASPLTALEEVMVAVTRLLAGEEVTSQGQYVTLDAVRLDQPPADPPPLLAGVYGPRSLALAGRVAGGVLLAEPASPTYVRWSLEQAGRSAGDPDFHVAVFGVVCVKKDRTEAYRTMAPWLAHQLSGARTNLTTLPFYDDLVARHADKGLDGLVTMPSEWWTELAPIGTMDDAAAHLQALEDAGVQGIGMYPLPEVGAARDQLPDVLALAKR is encoded by the coding sequence ATGCCTACCAACCGCCTGCAGGTCGGAATGTGTTTCGACAAGGTCTTCCCGCCCGCGTTCGTCACCGAGGTGGCCCGCGCGCTGGAGGACGGCGGTGCTCAGCAGCTCTGGGTCATCGAGGACTGCTTCTACACCACCGGCCCGAGCCTGGCGGCCGCCGCGCTGGCGGTCACCGAGCAGCTCACGGTGGGGGTCGGGATCCTGCCGGCGGTCGCCCGCACCGCGCCCGTCACGGCCATGGAGATCGCGACGCTGTACGGGTTCGGCCCGGGGCGGCTGCTGCCCGGCATCGGGCACGGCGTGCAGTCGTGGATGGGGCAGATGGGCGTGCGGCCGGCCTCGCCGCTCACCGCACTCGAAGAGGTCATGGTCGCGGTCACCCGGCTGCTCGCGGGCGAAGAGGTCACCAGCCAGGGCCAGTACGTCACGCTCGACGCCGTCAGGCTCGACCAGCCGCCGGCCGACCCGCCGCCGCTGCTGGCCGGCGTCTACGGGCCCAGGTCGCTGGCGCTGGCCGGCCGCGTCGCCGGCGGCGTGCTGCTCGCCGAACCGGCCAGCCCCACCTACGTGCGCTGGTCGCTCGAGCAGGCCGGGCGCAGCGCCGGCGACCCCGACTTCCACGTGGCGGTCTTCGGCGTGGTCTGCGTGAAGAAGGACCGCACCGAGGCCTACCGCACCATGGCGCCGTGGCTGGCTCACCAGCTCAGCGGCGCCCGCACCAACCTCACCACGCTGCCGTTCTACGACGACCTCGTCGCTCGCCACGCCGACAAGGGCCTCGACGGCCTGGTCACCATGCCGTCGGAGTGGTGGACCGAGCTCGCTCCCATCGGGACCATGGACGACGCCGCCGCGCATCTGCAGGCGCTCGAGGACGCCGGGGTCCAGGGCATCGGCATGTACCCGCTCCCCGAGGTCGGCGCAGCGCGCGACCAGCTCCCCGACGTGCTCGCACTCGCCAAGCGTTGA
- the pta gene encoding phosphate acetyltransferase, with product MARSVYVASVTGETGKSTVALGALEALTRRLGRVGVFRPVVRSGDQPDYVLELLLEHDGVDLPYDVCAGVTYEDVHADADAAMSTILSRYRAVAAQCEAVVVVGSDYTDVDSPTEFSFNARVAADLGAPVVLVLNGHDRSPGDLRAVAEMASAELTANYGTLAALVANRVPVPSLAAAREALSGLGPAYALPEEPLLSAPTMGDLVAAAGGELFRGDPSRLGREVGGLVIAGMTLPHVLDHLFDDAVVITPADRSDVLLGVLAAHASKTFPTLAGVVLNGGFPLRPQVVRLMDGLDVGLPIVTAPGDTFGTATALAAVRGRLTYDATRKVQTALALFDRHVDAGDLLDRLDVTRSGAVTPLMFEHDLVDRARSSRRHIVLPEGTEERILRAADTVLRRGIADLTLLGPPAEVRAAADRVGADISAADIVDPRESELRGRFAHEYARLRAHRGVTQEAAWDTVADVSYFGTMMVQLGLADGMVSGAAHTTAHTIRPAFEVIKTLPGVTVVSSVFFMCLRDRVLVYGDCAVNPDPTAEQLADIAISSAETAAQFGVAPLVAMLSYSTGASGSGSDVDKVRTATSLVRERRPELEVEGPIQYDAAVDASVARAKLPGSEVAGRATVFVFPDLNTGNNTYKAVQRSAGAVAVGPVLQGLRKPVNDLSRGALVRDIVNTVAITAIQAQSVTAP from the coding sequence GTGGCTCGCAGCGTCTACGTGGCATCCGTGACGGGCGAGACCGGGAAGTCGACGGTCGCGCTCGGCGCGCTGGAGGCGCTCACCCGCCGACTGGGCCGCGTCGGTGTCTTCCGGCCGGTGGTGCGCTCCGGCGACCAGCCCGACTACGTGCTGGAGCTGCTGCTCGAGCACGACGGCGTCGACCTGCCGTACGACGTGTGCGCGGGCGTCACCTACGAGGACGTGCACGCCGACGCCGACGCCGCCATGAGCACCATCCTGAGCCGGTACCGCGCGGTCGCGGCGCAGTGCGAGGCGGTCGTGGTGGTGGGCAGCGACTACACCGACGTCGACAGCCCGACGGAGTTCTCCTTCAACGCGCGGGTAGCGGCCGACCTGGGCGCGCCGGTGGTGCTGGTGCTCAACGGGCACGACCGCTCGCCGGGCGACCTGCGCGCCGTCGCCGAGATGGCGAGCGCCGAGCTGACCGCGAACTACGGCACGCTGGCCGCGCTGGTGGCCAACCGGGTGCCGGTGCCGTCGCTGGCCGCCGCCCGCGAGGCGCTGAGCGGGCTCGGCCCGGCGTACGCGCTGCCCGAGGAGCCGCTGCTGTCGGCGCCGACCATGGGCGACCTCGTCGCGGCCGCCGGGGGCGAGCTGTTCCGCGGCGACCCGTCCCGGCTCGGCCGCGAGGTCGGCGGGCTGGTCATCGCCGGCATGACGCTGCCGCACGTGCTCGACCACCTCTTCGACGACGCCGTCGTCATCACGCCCGCCGACCGCAGCGACGTACTGCTCGGGGTTCTGGCGGCACACGCCTCGAAGACCTTCCCGACGCTGGCCGGTGTCGTGCTCAACGGGGGCTTCCCGCTGCGCCCGCAGGTCGTGCGGCTGATGGACGGCCTCGACGTCGGGCTGCCGATCGTGACCGCACCGGGCGACACCTTCGGGACGGCGACGGCGCTCGCCGCGGTCCGCGGCCGGCTCACCTACGACGCCACCCGCAAGGTGCAGACGGCGCTCGCACTGTTCGACCGGCACGTCGACGCCGGCGACCTGCTGGACCGCCTCGACGTCACCCGCAGCGGCGCCGTCACCCCGCTGATGTTCGAGCACGACCTCGTCGACCGGGCGCGCTCCTCGCGGCGGCACATCGTCCTCCCGGAGGGGACGGAGGAGCGGATCCTGCGCGCCGCCGACACCGTGCTGCGCCGCGGCATCGCCGACCTCACGCTGCTCGGCCCGCCCGCGGAGGTCCGCGCCGCCGCCGATCGGGTGGGTGCGGACATCTCCGCCGCCGACATCGTCGACCCGCGCGAGAGCGAGCTGCGCGGCCGGTTCGCGCACGAGTACGCCCGGCTGCGCGCGCACCGCGGCGTCACCCAGGAGGCCGCCTGGGACACCGTCGCCGACGTGTCCTACTTCGGCACGATGATGGTGCAGCTCGGGTTGGCCGACGGCATGGTGTCCGGCGCCGCGCACACGACGGCGCACACCATCAGGCCGGCGTTCGAGGTCATCAAGACGCTGCCCGGCGTGACCGTCGTGTCCAGCGTGTTCTTCATGTGCCTGCGCGACCGCGTGCTGGTCTACGGCGACTGCGCGGTGAACCCCGACCCGACGGCGGAGCAGCTCGCCGACATCGCGATCTCCTCGGCCGAGACAGCGGCGCAGTTCGGTGTGGCGCCGCTGGTGGCCATGCTGTCGTACTCGACCGGCGCGTCCGGCTCGGGCTCCGACGTCGACAAGGTGCGGACCGCGACCTCGCTGGTGCGCGAGCGCCGGCCGGAGCTCGAGGTCGAGGGGCCGATCCAGTACGACGCCGCCGTCGACGCCAGCGTGGCCCGGGCGAAGCTGCCCGGCAGCGAGGTGGCCGGCCGGGCGACGGTGTTCGTCTTCCCCGACCTGAACACCGGCAACAACACCTACAAGGCGGTGCAGCGCAGCGCCGGCGCCGTCGCGGTCGGGCCGGTGCTGCAGGGGCTGCGCAAGCCGGTGAACGACCTGTCCCGTGGCGCGCTGGTCCGCGACATCGTCAACACCGTCGCCATCACGGCGATCCAGGCGCAGTCGGTGACGGCCCCGTGA
- a CDS encoding DUF421 domain-containing protein — translation MDIVIRAAIVFALLWFVLRVSGKRQVTQLSAFELILLVTLGDLISQTVLQEDLSLTGGALAVATFTLLSVLLSWLSWRFRRSRRLLEGEPTIIIKDGHVDDDVLRYERLPMDDILAAAREHGIRDLADVDLMVLEADGTFSVFTRSESSGSEDQPRRGSQTS, via the coding sequence ATGGACATCGTGATCCGCGCCGCCATCGTCTTCGCGCTGCTCTGGTTCGTGCTGCGGGTGTCCGGGAAACGGCAGGTCACGCAGCTGTCGGCGTTCGAGCTGATCCTGCTGGTCACGCTCGGCGACCTGATCAGCCAGACCGTCCTGCAGGAGGACCTCTCGCTGACCGGCGGCGCCCTGGCGGTGGCGACGTTCACGCTGCTGTCGGTGCTGCTGTCCTGGCTGAGCTGGCGGTTCCGGCGCTCGCGGCGGCTGCTCGAGGGCGAGCCGACCATCATCATCAAGGACGGCCACGTCGACGACGACGTCCTGCGCTACGAGCGGCTGCCGATGGACGACATCCTGGCGGCGGCGCGCGAGCACGGCATCCGCGACCTCGCCGACGTCGACCTCATGGTGCTCGAGGCCGACGGCACGTTCTCGGTGTTCACCCGGTCGGAGTCCAGCGGGAGCGAGGACCAGCCACGACGGGGCTCGCAGACCTCGTGA